The window TCGACGCACTGTCGAGGTGCCCGAGGGCTTTCGACGCGATCGCCTGCTCCTGCATTTCGGGGCGGTCGACCAGGACTGTGAAATCTGGATCGACGCACGACCCGTGGGCGATCACGCCGGCGGTTACCTCCCCTTCGTCCTGGACATCAGCCAGGCCAGCGACACGTTCGAGATCGTGGTTCGAGTGCGCGACGTCACCGACACCTCCTGGCGCAGCCGAGGCAAACAGAAACTCCAACCCGGTGGCATCTGGTATTCACCGCACTCCGGCATCTGGCAGACCGTCTGGCTGGAGTCGGTGCCGAGGTCGTACGTCCGCCAACTCGTGCTGACGCCGCACCTGGACTCCGGCGAGGTCGAGATCCTGGTGCTGGCCAGCGAGCCGGGCCGCGCCGAGGTGAGCATCGAGGGAACCGAAATCGTCGCCGAGGTGCCCACCGGCGTACCGACTCGCCTGCGGCTGCACGACGTACGCCCCTGGTCACCCGAGGATCCGCACCTCTACGACCTCGAGGTGACGCTGGGCGAGGACCGAGTACGCAGCTATTTCGCGATGCGCTCCTTCGGCACGGGGGCGGACGGGCGAGGTCGCACGAGACTGCTGCTCAACGGCGAGCCGTACCTTCAGGCCGGGCTGCTCGACCAGGGCTACTGGCCCGACGGGCTGTGCACACCGCCCTCGGACGCGGCGATGGTCTTCGACATCACGACGGCCAAGGATCTCGGATTCACCATGCTGCGCAAACACATCAAGATCGAGCCGCTGCGGTGGTATCACCACTGCGACCGTCTCGGGATGCTGGTGTGGCAGGACCTGGTCAACGGCGGGCGGTCGTACTCCCATGCGGTGGTCACGGCACCGGCCTTCGTGCCGTTGCGGTTCAGCGACCGGCGCTATCGCCTGTTCGGCCGTCAGGACGAGGAGGGTCGAGACGAGTTCCTGCGCGAGCTCGACGACACCGTCGACCTGTTGCGCAGCGTCCCCTGCCTGGCCGCGTGGGTGCCGTTCAACGAGGGGTGGGGCCAGTTCGATGCCGTCGCTGCTGCCGAGCGGATGTCGGCGCTCGACCCCACCCGACCGATCGATGCGGCCAGCGGCTGGCACCACCAGGGCGGCGGTGACATCGTCAGCCGTCACGTCTACTTCCGGCCCTATCGCCTGGCTCGCAAGGATGTCGACGACCCGCGGGCCGCAGTGCTCTCGGAGTACGGCGGCTACTCCCACCGCGTCGAGGGGCACACCTGGAGCGAGAAGAACTTCGGCTATCGGACGTTCGCCGAGCAGCAGGCGTACGAAGACGCTTTCGTGCGTCTCCAGGACGAGCAGGTCGGTCGGGCTGTGGAGGCTGGTCTGGCGGGGTTCGTCTACACCCAGCTCACCGACGTCGAGCAGGAGACCAACGGACTGATCACCTACGACCGTCGCGTGGTCAAGGTCGACGGTGATCGGGCCCGGGAGTCGAACGCGCGCCTGCGAGACCGCTTCGCGCGGGCGATCTGAGTTCAGGTGAGTTCGCGTACGAGCCCGGCATCTGTCCACGTTGGCCACGCCGCTTGGCCGAGGACGACACCGCGTTCGCACCGGACCACCTCGCGAAACGGGGTAGCCGCAACCGTGTTGTCGTAGAAACTTGCCCGATCCACGACCCGGCTCGCGCTCGCCACGTAGCTCCACAGTCGGGCATGGCGCTGCCTGATCTTGACGACGGGCACGTCGTGACCACCGCGACGGACGCGCTCCGCGACGCGGGCAACACTCAACTCCACCGGCACGAGCATGACGTGCAGGTGGATCAGATAGCCGAGTGCCGCGGCCCGGTGCACCAGATCGAGTTTGCTGCGATGACTGAACACGGTTTCGGTGACGAAG of the Nocardioides sp. genome contains:
- a CDS encoding sugar-binding domain-containing protein — protein: MITRWGEDLDRDAVLQEYPRPQLVRDSYLNLNGLWEYAITDAASGQPQRWDGQILVPFSPEAPLSGVERTLQPHEALWYRRTVEVPEGFRRDRLLLHFGAVDQDCEIWIDARPVGDHAGGYLPFVLDISQASDTFEIVVRVRDVTDTSWRSRGKQKLQPGGIWYSPHSGIWQTVWLESVPRSYVRQLVLTPHLDSGEVEILVLASEPGRAEVSIEGTEIVAEVPTGVPTRLRLHDVRPWSPEDPHLYDLEVTLGEDRVRSYFAMRSFGTGADGRGRTRLLLNGEPYLQAGLLDQGYWPDGLCTPPSDAAMVFDITTAKDLGFTMLRKHIKIEPLRWYHHCDRLGMLVWQDLVNGGRSYSHAVVTAPAFVPLRFSDRRYRLFGRQDEEGRDEFLRELDDTVDLLRSVPCLAAWVPFNEGWGQFDAVAAAERMSALDPTRPIDAASGWHHQGGGDIVSRHVYFRPYRLARKDVDDPRAAVLSEYGGYSHRVEGHTWSEKNFGYRTFAEQQAYEDAFVRLQDEQVGRAVEAGLAGFVYTQLTDVEQETNGLITYDRRVVKVDGDRARESNARLRDRFARAI
- a CDS encoding zeta toxin family protein, giving the protein MSTPVLHLLAGPNGSGKSSYAVDVLIAATHLPFVNADLIAAREWPGQEAVHAYDASRLAALERDALLAQQQSFVTETVFSHRSKLDLVHRAAALGYLIHLHVMLVPVELSVARVAERVRRGGHDVPVVKIRQRHARLWSYVASASRVVDRASFYDNTVAATPFREVVRCERGVVLGQAAWPTWTDAGLVRELT